DNA sequence from the Chitinophaga flava genome:
GCGTGTATTGAAGCGGTAAGTCAATCCACCCAGAAATCCATAGTTGAGTGTGGAAGTGCCGGTATTTTCCTTGTAGGAAATATACTTGCCCAGGTTAATGTTATTAGGTGTAATATAGTTAGGGATCACACGGGAACTGCCCACCTGGTTGTTACCTGTAAGCACACCCTGATAGATGCTCCACTGTGTGAGGTCACCTCCATGAATATCGGTAGCCCGCTGATAATAGTTAACGCCAGCGATCACGCCCAGCTTATGTTTGCGGAACACGCTAAAACTATTACCATAGGTTGCTGAATAGATCTGGTTCATTTTGGCGGGCGCATAACGGGTGGTGAGCACCGGATCAAACTGATGCATGATACCGTTGATGCGGTCTGCTTCCTGTTTTATCTGCGGATCGTTGCCGTTATGTGCGATTGTGGATTGTAACTGCGTATAGCCGCCGGGGTATTGTCTGCCCAGCGCGACAAAATCTTCCGGCAGGCCGGCACGTTTTACTTTCTGGCCAAAGAAGCCGGGATCACTGTTGTAGAAGGAATTCAATTTTCCACCGATGCCGATGTTGGAGTTGAATCCTGCTTGCGCAGTGATGTTGAAGATGGCCGAATCAGGCACAGAGCGTGTTTTCAGTTCTATGATACCGGCGGCCGCGTCAGCAGGTTTGTCGGGGGTATATGTTTTATAGATGGTGATGTTGTCCAAAAGGCCGGCAGGTACCAAGTCCAGCGGTATAGCACTGCGGTCGGGGTCTGAAGAGGCCAGGCGGATACCATTCAGCTGTCCTATCACACTTCTGTCTCCCAGACCGCGGATGGCCACGTATTTATCATCGGTGATAGTTACGCCGGACACACGTTGTAACGCCTGCGTAGTGGTGATACTGGCTGTTTTTTCGATATTGGCCGCAGAGATAGCGTCCTGCACGATAGCGGAAGCTTTTCGTTCGGAGAGGATGGCTGCTTCTGTATTGGTTTTACGGCGGGCCTGTACCTGTACTTCGTTGAGCTGGGTACGGCCTGGTTTGAGGGCTATTTGCAGGTTGGTGGTACCAGGACCAACTTTCAGCTCCTGTTGCTGATAACCAATATAGGAGATGATCAGCACGGCCCCTTCTTCCGGGATGCTGATGCTGAAGTGTCCGTTGCCATCGGTGATCACGCCATTGTTGTGACCTTTGATACGGATACCTACTCCTGGCAGGGGCATACCATTGGACTTATCAGTGACAGTACCTGAAATCGGTGGTGGCAAAGCTTTCAGGGGGATGACCGTAATTTTGTTATCACCATACACCTGCGCCACCATACCTGCCGGTGTCAGGAGTTTACCTAAAACATCCATCAGAAGAGCATCTTCAGCATGTATGCTCACCTGCCTTTGTTTGTCTACCTTTTCATCATTAAAATAAATCCTGACACCAGACCGGACAGACAGCTGTTCCAGTGCAGTGCGAAGCGGTTGTCCGGAAATATCCACCGACACACGTATCCGCTCCACGGCTTGTCCTTTAGTACGGACACTGGCCATCAGGTTGGTGATCGTAATAGAAAATACCATTACATAAAAGGAGATACGCATAACCCATTTTAAATAAGCACAGGGTTTCCCCAGGAAAAAATTCATACTTTTACCTTGTTAATTAGTTAATCCTTCGGGTTAGTTAATGACAGCGATGGGATGATGCGGTTTCTCAGGCCTGGTATCATCTGCATCGCACCTTAAACCGGGTACGCGTGCGTTCCGGTTTTTTCTTTTTTACAGTGTATTATGTAAATCTTTCTGCCATAGTTGCGGGTTTAGAGATCAGGAAATAAGGAACGTACCGTTGGCCTGTTTCTTAAAGTGCAGGCTATATACTTTGCTTAATATTTTCAGGATATCATCCAGTGATTCTTTGTGATCGAAGCGGCCACTGATTTCGATATTTTTCAGGCGGGAGCTGTTGATTAAAAACGAAACGCCATAGCGGTTTTGCAGCGATAACACTACTTCAGCCAGCGGATCTTTTTCAAAGCTGAGGCTACCATCTTTCCATGCCGCAGCTATCTGCGCATGCACCTGTCTTATCTGCGGCGTTCCTTCAGGACCGCTGATACGCAGTTCCTGGTCTGCTGTCAGATAAGCAATATGCGAGCTGTCTGTAGATTTGAATACGGCTACCTTTCCGGAAGCTACGGTAACCCGGTAGGTACCGGTAGCAGCATAGGAACGGATACTGAAAGCCGTTCCCAGCACCTTTGTCCGGAAACCGCGGCTTTCAATAATAAAAGGATGTAAAGGGTCCTGATGAATATCAAAATAGGCTTCACCCTGCAGGTACACTGTTCTGTTGTCAGTAAACCTCTCAGGATACTGCAGCTGGCTGTTGGCATTCAGCCATACTACAGAACTGTCTGTCAGCACTACTTTCAGCAGCTGGCCATTATTGGTATGCAGCTCCATCAGCCGGCTGATCTGCTTACGTGGCTGTGTTCCTGATTTATACCACCATCCTGCACCGGCCACGATGGCGGTGACTACAGATGCCACCATTCCCCATTTAATGATACGGTTACGTTTGATGGGAATGACTCTGCCACTGGTTTTGATCCGGGCATCTACGGCCGAAAAAATCTTTTCCCGCAGAAAGACACGGTCATACGTTCCTGTTGCTTCAGGAGCCGGTGTATGCCACTGTTCAAACCATTCGTCCAGCAAGGCTTCCTCTTCGGCGGTGATATTACCACTGAGGTATTTTTCTATGAGCCTGTTTAATTGATTCTCGTCCAGCATGAAAATAAAATTGTATAAAAGCTGCAATGAGCATTATCACAATCCTATTTACCGTGAGGGGAAACAAACACCTATGCCGACGTATATTAAATTAATGTGAACAGATTTTTATTTGCGGAGAGACAGTAGTATCAGTAGGGTAATATAATCTTTCAGATTGCCCCGCATGATACGAAGGGCTTTCACCAGGTGGTTATTAACAGTTTTAGGGGAGATATTCAGCGCTTCAGCGATCTGACGGGTATTAAAGCCTTGTATGCGGCTCAGGGTAAACACTTCCCTGCATTTATCAGGGAGCTGGTCAATCTGTTGTCGTACTACTTCATTCAGCTCATTAAAGGAAAGCTGTTCTGCAGTATTGTTGGTCATCTCCCCCAGGGGAGCCTGTTGCAGATATTTCTGATGGGATAATTGTTTACGATAGGTGTTCAGGATAAGATTCTTTGTGACCCCATATAACCAGGCCCCTACCGGCTTTGCCGGATCGAGGTCTTCCCTGCGTGTCCACAGGGCCACAAAAGTCTCTTGCGTAATTTCTTCCGCCTGTTCTCTATTGCCTAGTTTATACCAGGCCATATCATACTGTTTTTCCCAATAGTGATCATAGATATCACGGAAGGCTTTTTCATCACCCTGCCGTAATTTCTCTATCAGTAAAAACTCATCCGGAAGCACTTCCTTATCAAAATCCATGAGATCAATTTCCATCCAAAAGTAATTCGCATAGAAAAGATCGCATATAAAATAATTGTTAAGAAATAACGGGAACGGTTGCCCGAAAAAATAAGTGTTTCTTTAACAATTAAAAATCATCTACAAAATCTCTCCGGATGGAAAGGTTTGATATCCATGGATGTAGGTGTATTCCCCACCAGTTCCGTCACCAGTTTACCGGTAGCCGCTCCCAGGCTGATGCCCAGCATAGAGTGCCCTGTGGCCACAGTAACGTTACTATAGCGGGAGAGATTACCGATATACGGCAAGCCGTCGGCGCTGCAGGGGCGGTAACCATACCATACCTTGTCTGCACCAGGCAATGGCAGATTAAATTCAGGGAAATAACGTTTCACTGAATCAAAGATTCCCTGTACCCTGCGCATACGTGGTGGCGTATGCAGTGGTGTGATCTCCATGGTACCACCAAAGCGCAGTTTGTTACCATCCATCGGAGAGATGGCCACCCGCGCTTCGCTGAGAATAATAGAGCGACGTACTTTGTAAGGCGCATCATCGAAAGTGACAGAATAGCCTCTGCCACCCACCATGGGAATATTAAGCCCAAACTGCCGGGCCAGCGCAGTACTCCACACACCGGCAGCCAGTACTACGTGATCCGCTGCAATGCCGCCGCCTGTTGTATCAACACCGATGATCCGGTTGCCCGTCATCGCAAATCCCGTCACCTCACGGTGACGTATAAACTGAACGCCCTTCCCTTCCAGATAGGTGAGCAGGCTGAGCATCAGCTGATTGGGATACAACTGTGCATCACCCGGGAAATAAACAGCTCCCAGCGCATCGATGGCTACATCCGGCTCCAGCTGCGACACACCCGCTTTATCCAGTATTTTGGCTTCAATGCCCAGTGCTGCCGCTTCCTCCACCGTTTGTTCGGCGTGATGTGCATTTTGTTCTGTCTTGAAAAGTTCGAGCATACCAAACGGAGCATAAGCGAAACTCAGCTCCGGCATAGTGGCCCATGTTTCATACAATTGTTTGCTCAACAGCGAGATGTCACGCAGCGGTACGGCGGAGCGCTCCACATGTGCGGCGGTGGCGCTTTTCAAAAATTTCAGCCCCCAGTTGATCAGGTCTTTGTTGAGCGAAGGTTTTATATAAAAAGGGCTGCCGGCATCCATCATCCAGCGGAGGCCCTGCCGGACAATGCCCGGTGTAGCGAGCGGCACAAAGTGGCTGGGGCAGATATAACCGGCATTGCCATACGAACAGCCTTCCAGCATGTCGGTACGATCGACCACCGTTACGCTGTAACCCGCCTGTTGCAGATAAAAGGCGCTGCTCAGCCCTATAATACCACCACCAATAATGATTACTTTCATAGTACGTTCATATTACCTGTAATCCGTAAGCGTAAGGATCATCTTCCGGATCAATTGAAATTGTATTGTAACCATAAATTCTGGCCCAGCCTTCAATGCTGGGACGGATGGCCGGTTTACCCCCTACTTTGGTTTCCTCTTCTATCCTGCCGGTAAAACGGGAACCGATAATGCTTTCATGCACAAAAGTATCTCCCTTGCTCAGTTTACCTTGTGTATACCATTGCGCCATCCTGGCGGAAGTTCCGGTGCCGCAGGGAGAACGGTCGATGGCCTTATCGCCGTAGAATACCGCATTACGTGCAGTAGAAGAAGCATCCATCACAGCGCCGGTCCATAAAATGTGGGAGCAGCCGTTGATATGTTCATTCTCCGGATGCACGAATGTGTATATTTCGTTGATCCGTTTCCGTAGTTCCCTGGCCCAGGTTGTCAGTTGGCCAGCAGTGAAGTGTTCCAGTCCTGGAAAATTTTCCTGTACATCTACGATCGCATAAAAATTGCCACCATAGGCAACATCTACTTTCAACAGGCCCAGTTCGGGGCATTCCACCAGAATACCGGTGGCTGCCAGGTAAGCAGGTACGTTGGTCAGCCTCACGCTTTTCACTTTATTACCTTCGCGGTAGTAACTTACTTCCACCAGCCCGGCAGGCGTTTCCATTCTCACTTTACCGGGTACTTTGGGATTTATCAGTCCTTCTTCTATGGCGATGGTAATCGTTCCGATGGTACCATGGCCGCACATGGGGAGGCAGCCGCTGGTTTCGATGAACAACACGGCCACATCGTTGGCCGGGTCGTGTGGTGGATACAGGATACTGCCACTCATCATATCATGACCGCGTGGTTCGAACATCAGCCCTTTTCTGATCCAATCGTATTCCTGCAGGAAATGGTTCCTTTTTTCGCTCATATTGTTTCCCTTCAGGGCAGGGCCCCCGCCGGCTACCAGTCTTACCGGGTTACCGCAGGTATGTGCATCGATGCAAAAAAATGTATGCTTCAAAAGAAGTGTGTTTTCGGTGATTGGATTAGCGTGTATACTGGTTGTCTACCAGGCGCCATATGCCGCCGGGATTATCCTGCTTTAACTCATCGGGCAATAATGCATCAGGGAACTGCTGAAAACACACAGGTCTTACCCAGCGCCGGATAGCAGCGGTCCCTACGGAGGTGTAGCGTGCATCTGTAGTAGCAGGATAAGGGCCGCCATGCACCATGGCAGCACATACTTCCACACCGGTAGGTGCGCCGTTCAATATGATCCTTCCTGCCAGTGTTATCTGCAGGTCGATGACTTCCTGCCATGCTTCCAGGTCGGCGTCTGTGGCCATTACGCTGGTGGTCAGCTGTCCTTTCAGGCTTTTTAATACCGCCAGCAGTTCTGTTTTGTCTTTACAGGCTATTGCCAGCGAGTGCGGACCAAACACTTCTTCCTTCAGATCGGGCTGAGCGAGGAATGCCGCACCGCTGGTGGCGGCCAGAGAAGGAGCTACGGTATCATCCGATGCGATGACAGGTTGTTCCAGTACAGTTGTTGCTTCATGTTTCAGCACCCGGTTACGTCCTTCGATGAAAGAACGATGAATACCTTCGTGCAGCATTTTCTGCGGTGATGTTTTTTGCAGCGCTGAGGCCAGCATATGCTGGAACGCTGTAAATGTGTCACTCTCCAGGCCTACCAGCAAACCGGGATTGGTACAGAACTGCCCTGCTCCCAGTGTGATGGAAGCAGCAAATGTCTGTGCC
Encoded proteins:
- a CDS encoding aldehyde dehydrogenase (NADP(+)), with the translated sequence MQTDQIMQQAAEAFEQYRRTKPAQRAAFLDAIATEITTRQDILVQVAGKETNLPEARLKGEIGRTAHQLRMFADLIKEGSWVEAVIDTKPGIRRMLMPVGPVIVFGASNFPFAFSTAGGDTASALAAGATVVIKGHSAHIRTSLLVFEAIQAAIAQSAMPTHTVQHVTGSYEIGKALVMHPNATGVGFTGSLQGGKALCNYAAARETPIPVFAEMSSVNPVVFLPDALQTRAAELAQTFAASITLGAGQFCTNPGLLVGLESDTFTAFQHMLASALQKTSPQKMLHEGIHRSFIEGRNRVLKHEATTVLEQPVIASDDTVAPSLAATSGAAFLAQPDLKEEVFGPHSLAIACKDKTELLAVLKSLKGQLTTSVMATDADLEAWQEVIDLQITLAGRIILNGAPTGVEVCAAMVHGGPYPATTDARYTSVGTAAIRRWVRPVCFQQFPDALLPDELKQDNPGGIWRLVDNQYTR
- a CDS encoding RNA polymerase sigma factor: MEIDLMDFDKEVLPDEFLLIEKLRQGDEKAFRDIYDHYWEKQYDMAWYKLGNREQAEEITQETFVALWTRREDLDPAKPVGAWLYGVTKNLILNTYRKQLSHQKYLQQAPLGEMTNNTAEQLSFNELNEVVRQQIDQLPDKCREVFTLSRIQGFNTRQIAEALNISPKTVNNHLVKALRIMRGNLKDYITLLILLSLRK
- a CDS encoding NAD(P)/FAD-dependent oxidoreductase, with the translated sequence MKVIIIGGGIIGLSSAFYLQQAGYSVTVVDRTDMLEGCSYGNAGYICPSHFVPLATPGIVRQGLRWMMDAGSPFYIKPSLNKDLINWGLKFLKSATAAHVERSAVPLRDISLLSKQLYETWATMPELSFAYAPFGMLELFKTEQNAHHAEQTVEEAAALGIEAKILDKAGVSQLEPDVAIDALGAVYFPGDAQLYPNQLMLSLLTYLEGKGVQFIRHREVTGFAMTGNRIIGVDTTGGGIAADHVVLAAGVWSTALARQFGLNIPMVGGRGYSVTFDDAPYKVRRSIILSEARVAISPMDGNKLRFGGTMEITPLHTPPRMRRVQGIFDSVKRYFPEFNLPLPGADKVWYGYRPCSADGLPYIGNLSRYSNVTVATGHSMLGISLGAATGKLVTELVGNTPTSMDIKPFHPERFCR
- a CDS encoding 4-hydroxyproline epimerase — its product is MKHTFFCIDAHTCGNPVRLVAGGGPALKGNNMSEKRNHFLQEYDWIRKGLMFEPRGHDMMSGSILYPPHDPANDVAVLFIETSGCLPMCGHGTIGTITIAIEEGLINPKVPGKVRMETPAGLVEVSYYREGNKVKSVRLTNVPAYLAATGILVECPELGLLKVDVAYGGNFYAIVDVQENFPGLEHFTAGQLTTWARELRKRINEIYTFVHPENEHINGCSHILWTGAVMDASSTARNAVFYGDKAIDRSPCGTGTSARMAQWYTQGKLSKGDTFVHESIIGSRFTGRIEEETKVGGKPAIRPSIEGWARIYGYNTISIDPEDDPYAYGLQVI
- a CDS encoding FecR family protein; translation: MLDENQLNRLIEKYLSGNITAEEEALLDEWFEQWHTPAPEATGTYDRVFLREKIFSAVDARIKTSGRVIPIKRNRIIKWGMVASVVTAIVAGAGWWYKSGTQPRKQISRLMELHTNNGQLLKVVLTDSSVVWLNANSQLQYPERFTDNRTVYLQGEAYFDIHQDPLHPFIIESRGFRTKVLGTAFSIRSYAATGTYRVTVASGKVAVFKSTDSSHIAYLTADQELRISGPEGTPQIRQVHAQIAAAWKDGSLSFEKDPLAEVVLSLQNRYGVSFLINSSRLKNIEISGRFDHKESLDDILKILSKVYSLHFKKQANGTFLIS